Proteins co-encoded in one Methylomonas albis genomic window:
- a CDS encoding sensor histidine kinase: protein MAYSKIKLPASATIIILFGFVLLSLQLMSSATQESSELGEMYSWLLVINTLGSVILLGLVAFNTYSLVRELKKKEAGSRLTTRMVSLFVLLALAPAAIVFYFSVQFLHQGIDSWFNVEIDRAMDDALELSQSSLNQRMTWHIKQTKQMADQLRDKSEALIAMEVGSLWGDSGALEIAVFSNQGRVLASSSINPSDILPHLPDEQIWLLLRQNKEYFAFDPGDNDEMLVRIIVAIEADQSRFLQVLYPIPVRVTDLADSIEFAFIRYQEMNFLRDSLKTSFSLILLLVLLLSLLAAIWVAFISIRNIVAPVKELVKGTQAVADGDYQQQLPVMSQDDLGFLVESFNQMTRRIARSRDETRAAGLEVENQRAYLETILANLTAGVISFDAAFYIRTANQAAYRILHIPVSHFVGETLSTLATMHRELADVLNAIQGLLEKADDIWEQRIVFLGPNGRQELLCRGTPLFSQHGARTGAVVVFDDVTDLIQAQKNAAWGEVARRLAHEIKNPLTPIQLSAERLQHKLSKELQDGSAEFLQRGTRTIVQQVEAMKRMVDDFSEYARPSKKQVEKINLVDLIQEVMALYLPSGIIFSTAFASGRVLVEADPVSLRQVLHNLIKNAQEAATAPCRIEIKIAKVSRNNTDYVELGIYDNGNGLNAEQIETIFDPYVTSKAKGTGLGLAIVKKIVEEHGGVIWVDTSYNGGAGFLLQLPVFEFGNFK from the coding sequence ATGGCCTATTCAAAAATAAAATTACCGGCCAGCGCCACGATCATTATTCTGTTCGGCTTCGTATTACTGTCGCTGCAATTGATGAGCAGCGCCACTCAGGAATCGTCGGAACTCGGCGAAATGTATTCCTGGCTGTTGGTAATCAACACGCTGGGATCGGTGATTTTGCTCGGCTTGGTCGCGTTCAACACCTATTCGCTGGTGCGCGAGCTAAAGAAAAAAGAAGCCGGCTCCCGGCTTACCACGCGAATGGTCTCCTTGTTCGTATTGCTGGCCTTGGCGCCCGCGGCGATCGTGTTTTATTTCTCTGTACAATTCCTGCATCAAGGTATCGACAGCTGGTTTAACGTCGAAATCGACCGGGCCATGGACGATGCGCTGGAGTTGAGCCAATCCTCGCTAAATCAGCGCATGACCTGGCATATCAAACAAACCAAGCAAATGGCCGATCAACTCCGCGACAAGTCAGAAGCTTTGATCGCGATGGAAGTTGGCTCACTGTGGGGAGACTCCGGAGCGCTGGAGATAGCGGTATTTTCCAACCAAGGCCGGGTATTAGCCTCCAGCAGCATCAATCCCAGTGATATTTTGCCGCATTTGCCTGACGAACAAATCTGGCTGCTGCTACGACAGAATAAGGAGTATTTTGCGTTCGACCCCGGCGATAACGATGAAATGCTGGTACGTATCATCGTCGCTATCGAAGCCGATCAAAGCCGGTTTTTACAAGTCTTGTATCCGATTCCGGTGCGCGTAACTGACTTGGCCGACTCAATCGAATTTGCCTTCATCCGCTATCAGGAAATGAATTTCCTGCGCGATTCGCTGAAAACCAGCTTCTCGCTGATCCTATTGCTGGTCTTGCTGCTCAGCCTGCTAGCAGCCATTTGGGTAGCTTTCATCAGCATTCGCAACATCGTCGCACCTGTGAAAGAACTGGTAAAAGGCACTCAAGCGGTCGCCGACGGCGATTACCAGCAGCAACTACCGGTAATGAGCCAGGATGACTTGGGCTTTTTGGTGGAATCCTTCAACCAGATGACCCGGCGTATCGCCCGTTCTCGCGACGAAACCCGCGCCGCCGGCCTGGAAGTGGAAAACCAGCGTGCCTACCTGGAGACCATCCTGGCCAATTTGACCGCCGGCGTGATCAGCTTTGACGCAGCCTTTTACATCCGCACCGCCAATCAGGCCGCGTACCGGATTTTGCACATTCCGGTCAGCCATTTCGTCGGGGAGACTTTGTCGACCCTGGCAACAATGCACCGCGAACTGGCAGACGTGCTAAACGCGATCCAAGGACTACTGGAAAAAGCCGACGACATCTGGGAGCAACGCATCGTCTTTCTCGGCCCCAACGGCCGTCAGGAACTGTTGTGCCGGGGTACGCCGCTATTCTCGCAGCACGGAGCTCGTACCGGCGCAGTCGTGGTATTCGACGACGTCACCGACCTGATTCAGGCACAAAAAAACGCGGCCTGGGGCGAAGTCGCGCGGCGTCTGGCGCATGAAATTAAAAACCCGTTGACACCGATTCAGCTCTCCGCCGAACGCTTGCAGCACAAGCTCTCCAAGGAATTACAGGACGGTTCCGCCGAATTTCTACAACGCGGCACCCGCACCATCGTGCAGCAGGTGGAAGCGATGAAACGCATGGTGGACGACTTTTCCGAGTATGCCCGCCCTTCCAAAAAACAGGTGGAAAAAATCAATCTGGTCGATCTGATTCAGGAAGTCATGGCTTTGTACCTGCCGTCCGGCATCATTTTCAGCACGGCATTTGCCAGCGGCAGAGTACTGGTCGAGGCTGATCCGGTCAGCCTGCGTCAGGTGTTGCATAATCTGATCAAAAACGCACAGGAGGCAGCCACCGCACCCTGCCGCATCGAAATAAAAATCGCCAAGGTCAGCCGCAACAACACCGATTATGTCGAATTGGGCATCTACGATAACGGCAATGGCCTGAACGCGGAACAAATTGAAACCATTTTCGATCCCTACGTGACCAGCAAAGCCAAAGGCACCGGCTTGGGCTTGGCTATCGTCAAAAAGATCGTCGAGGAACACGGCGGGGTGATTTGGGTGGATACGTCTTATAATGGCGGCGCGGGGTTTTTACTCCAGCTGCCGGTTTTTGAATTTGGGAACTTTAAATGA
- a CDS encoding DUF4390 domain-containing protein, with the protein MLLCLQIAPGIAEGGDYAARIEYAELQSADRGYTVQAHIDYRLSPTAKEALHKGVPLAWDVTIELREPGVLWDTVIHSRKLTYSLQFHALLNQYAVQTPFDRSEMFLTLSAATNFMAAVHDSTLIPAKLLTAGKPYLLAVKTQFNRERLPIPLRPLAYLDNRWFLSSAWYTWPIQK; encoded by the coding sequence TTGCTACTCTGCCTGCAAATCGCGCCAGGCATTGCTGAAGGTGGCGATTACGCTGCCCGGATCGAGTATGCCGAGTTGCAATCCGCTGATCGCGGATATACCGTTCAGGCCCATATCGATTACCGGCTCAGCCCGACCGCCAAGGAAGCGTTGCATAAAGGCGTGCCGCTGGCCTGGGATGTCACCATCGAGCTGCGCGAACCCGGCGTGCTGTGGGACACGGTAATCCATAGCCGCAAGCTGACTTACAGTTTGCAATTCCATGCGCTGTTAAACCAATATGCGGTGCAAACCCCGTTCGACCGCAGCGAAATGTTTTTAACCTTGAGTGCCGCAACAAATTTCATGGCTGCCGTACATGACAGCACGCTAATCCCAGCCAAACTGTTGACGGCGGGCAAACCTTACTTACTGGCGGTAAAAACTCAGTTCAACCGCGAACGTCTGCCTATCCCATTGCGACCGCTCGCCTATCTCGATAATCGCTGGTTTCTCTCTAGCGCATGGTATACATGGCCTATTCAAAAATAA
- the rsmB gene encoding 16S rRNA (cytosine(967)-C(5))-methyltransferase RsmB, whose protein sequence is MNLRGCSAQILAHVLNDGQSLTAALEYGLPKLKDSKDRAFVQALCYGVIRHYYALDFMLGRLLSKPLKQKDGDIKALLLVGLYQLQHMRVKSHAAVSETVAATSHKPWAKSLVNAILRQYLRDTEALQQACTADNQAHYNHPNWIVDLLKRDWPEHYEKILHADDQAPPMALRVNLLQGSRIAYLDELTAQGIAAQPVDCCETAIRLDQALAVEQLPAFTQGRVSVQDTAAQLAAELLDTQPGHQVLDLCAAPGGKTAAILERQPALAGLLAIDVDQHRLQRVTDNLQRLNLHAETLAADASQAAPWADDRRFDRILLDAPCSGFGVIRRHPDIKLLRRLDDIAALQTLQAKILDNAWHLLKPGGILLYATCSVLKQENEEQIAAFLAQHTDASEIHIDAHWGMSRPHGRQIVTGDRQMDGFYYAKLSKAA, encoded by the coding sequence ATGAATCTGCGCGGCTGCTCGGCACAGATACTCGCTCACGTCCTTAACGACGGCCAATCGCTGACCGCCGCACTGGAATATGGCCTACCCAAACTCAAGGACAGTAAAGACCGGGCTTTCGTCCAAGCCTTGTGTTACGGCGTGATCCGCCATTATTACGCATTGGATTTCATGCTGGGTCGCCTGCTCAGCAAGCCGCTAAAGCAAAAAGATGGCGACATTAAAGCCTTGCTGTTGGTCGGTCTGTATCAATTACAACATATGCGGGTTAAATCGCACGCCGCCGTCTCAGAAACGGTAGCCGCCACCAGCCACAAACCTTGGGCTAAATCCTTGGTTAACGCCATACTCAGACAATATTTGCGCGACACCGAAGCCTTACAACAAGCCTGTACTGCGGACAACCAAGCCCACTACAATCACCCGAACTGGATTGTGGATCTACTAAAGCGCGACTGGCCGGAGCATTACGAAAAAATTCTGCACGCCGACGATCAAGCACCGCCAATGGCCTTGCGCGTCAACCTGCTGCAAGGCAGCCGAATCGCGTATCTTGACGAACTAACTGCGCAAGGCATCGCCGCCCAGCCGGTAGACTGTTGCGAGACGGCAATACGGCTTGACCAAGCTTTGGCTGTCGAGCAATTGCCGGCGTTTACTCAGGGCCGCGTGTCGGTACAGGATACTGCCGCACAACTGGCGGCGGAACTACTCGATACGCAGCCCGGCCATCAGGTACTGGATTTATGCGCAGCACCAGGCGGCAAGACCGCCGCTATTTTGGAGCGCCAACCCGCCTTGGCCGGACTGTTGGCGATCGATGTCGATCAACACCGCCTGCAACGGGTGACAGACAATTTGCAGCGCTTAAACTTGCACGCCGAAACCTTGGCTGCCGACGCCAGTCAAGCTGCTCCATGGGCTGACGACCGCCGATTCGACCGGATACTGCTGGACGCACCCTGCTCCGGCTTCGGGGTGATTCGCCGCCATCCCGACATCAAGTTGCTACGCCGCCTCGATGATATTGCCGCCCTGCAAACCCTGCAAGCCAAGATTCTTGATAACGCCTGGCATTTACTAAAACCCGGCGGCATCTTGCTGTACGCCACTTGCTCAGTGTTGAAACAGGAAAACGAGGAGCAAATCGCCGCATTCCTTGCCCAACACACTGATGCCAGCGAAATCCATATCGACGCGCATTGGGGCATGTCCCGCCCGCACGGCCGACAAATCGTCACCGGCGACCGGCAAATGGACGGCTTTTATTATGCCAAGCTGTCTAAAGCCGCTTAG
- the fmt gene encoding methionyl-tRNA formyltransferase, translating to MKIVFAGTPDFAVPTLQTLLDSPHQVCAVYTQPDRPAGRGRKLAASPIKALALSADIAVYQPENFKSAEAIQQLAALDADLLVVVAYGLILPQTVLDIPKQGCINVHGSLLPRWRGAAPIHRAVMAGDTKTGITIMQVVKKLDAGDMLYKAECPIAADATSSSLHDQLAQMGAEGLLKVVEQIASGSLYAEPQDEALVTYAHKLEKQESNLDWQNSAVELDRQVRGLNAWPVAQTQYQGQVLRVWRSQVLDKTAEQAPGTVNCAEHALDVATGDGVLRLLEVQLPGGKRIAGKDFMNAHPSDRIILGL from the coding sequence ATGAAAATCGTGTTCGCCGGTACGCCGGATTTTGCGGTTCCTACCTTGCAGACCTTGCTGGATTCCCCGCATCAAGTCTGCGCGGTGTATACTCAGCCCGACAGGCCAGCCGGCAGAGGCCGCAAGCTGGCCGCCAGCCCCATCAAGGCGTTGGCCTTGTCTGCCGACATTGCCGTCTATCAACCGGAAAACTTCAAAAGCGCCGAAGCTATTCAACAACTGGCAGCACTGGATGCCGACCTATTGGTGGTTGTCGCTTACGGCCTGATTCTGCCGCAAACGGTATTGGACATCCCCAAGCAAGGCTGTATCAATGTCCATGGCTCGCTGCTGCCACGCTGGCGCGGCGCGGCGCCGATTCACCGGGCAGTGATGGCTGGCGACACTAAAACCGGCATTACCATCATGCAAGTGGTAAAAAAACTCGATGCCGGCGACATGCTGTATAAAGCCGAATGCCCGATCGCCGCCGACGCCACCTCCAGCAGCCTACACGATCAATTGGCGCAAATGGGTGCCGAGGGCCTGCTTAAAGTGGTCGAACAAATCGCCAGCGGCTCGCTATATGCCGAACCGCAAGACGAAGCTCTGGTCACTTACGCTCACAAACTGGAAAAACAGGAATCGAACTTGGACTGGCAAAACTCCGCTGTAGAACTTGATCGTCAAGTGCGCGGCCTGAATGCCTGGCCGGTGGCGCAGACTCAGTACCAAGGCCAAGTGCTGCGCGTCTGGCGCAGCCAAGTGCTCGATAAAACCGCCGAGCAAGCCCCCGGCACCGTCAATTGCGCGGAACACGCGCTGGACGTCGCCACCGGCGACGGCGTATTACGCCTCTTGGAAGTACAACTCCCCGGCGGTAAACGCATAGCCGGCAAGGACTTTATGAATGCCCACCCCTCCGACCGCATTATCCTTGGCCTATGA
- the def gene encoding peptide deformylase: protein MSILTILEFPDKRLRTVAAEVDTVDDRIKTLVDNMIETMYAAKGVGLAATQVNVHKRVIVMDVSENKDEPICLINPQILERDGAEESEEGCLSVPGFFEKVSRAEHIKITALNRDGESFEMEARELLAVCIQHEMDHLEGKLFVDYLSAFKRNRIKAKLDKIHKTQGL, encoded by the coding sequence GTGAGTATTCTTACAATTCTGGAGTTTCCCGATAAACGGCTGCGCACGGTCGCCGCCGAGGTGGACACAGTCGATGACCGCATCAAGACATTGGTCGATAACATGATCGAAACCATGTATGCCGCCAAGGGCGTAGGTTTGGCGGCAACCCAGGTCAACGTACATAAACGCGTGATCGTGATGGATGTCAGCGAAAACAAGGACGAACCGATCTGCCTGATCAATCCGCAAATCCTCGAACGCGACGGCGCCGAGGAATCCGAAGAAGGCTGTCTATCCGTACCCGGCTTTTTCGAAAAAGTCAGCCGTGCCGAACACATTAAAATCACGGCGCTAAACCGGGACGGCGAAAGCTTTGAAATGGAAGCGCGCGAACTGCTGGCGGTCTGCATTCAGCATGAAATGGATCATCTAGAAGGCAAACTATTTGTCGATTATCTATCGGCCTTCAAACGCAACCGCATCAAAGCCAAGCTGGATAAAATTCACAAGACGCAAGGCCTTTAA
- a CDS encoding LysM peptidoglycan-binding domain-containing protein: MFFRAILGILMPLVFAAVVWADELKINPNHPEQYTVVKGDTLWDISGKFLQHPWEWPQLWHNNQQIKDPHWIYPGDTLYFSFVNGEPRLSLSPDGNEEKLLPQVRESELDQAIKMIPSDAIVQFLNSPKVVTAEELQRAPYVIGFVGEHLIAGAGDGVYVRAIENPEGLGYTIYRQGKAYVSPVTREILGYEAQYIADTTLQEPGDPATLLINKSDMEIQRGDRLMPTSEGELALNYFPRPPNHQVVGSIIQVKGGVSQIGQHDVVVIDKGTADGLEVGHTLDVYRRGHVIVDRYQSQQAVPVKMPDELAGVLMVFRPFERVSYALVMKATAAMHTLDRVQTP; encoded by the coding sequence ATGTTTTTTCGCGCGATACTGGGAATATTGATGCCACTGGTTTTTGCCGCAGTGGTTTGGGCCGATGAGCTGAAAATAAACCCCAATCACCCCGAGCAGTACACGGTGGTAAAAGGCGATACTCTGTGGGACATCTCCGGGAAATTTTTGCAGCATCCTTGGGAATGGCCGCAACTATGGCATAACAACCAGCAAATCAAGGATCCGCATTGGATTTATCCGGGCGACACGCTGTACTTTTCTTTTGTAAATGGCGAGCCCCGCCTGAGTTTGTCGCCGGACGGCAACGAAGAAAAACTGCTGCCGCAAGTACGCGAGTCGGAGCTTGATCAAGCTATTAAAATGATTCCTAGCGATGCGATCGTGCAATTCTTGAATTCGCCGAAAGTTGTTACCGCAGAAGAGTTGCAGCGCGCGCCTTATGTCATCGGTTTTGTCGGCGAGCACTTGATCGCCGGTGCTGGAGATGGCGTTTACGTCCGTGCAATCGAAAACCCGGAGGGGCTGGGCTACACCATTTACCGGCAGGGTAAGGCTTATGTCAGTCCGGTAACCAGGGAGATTTTGGGCTACGAGGCGCAATATATCGCCGATACCACACTCCAAGAACCGGGCGACCCGGCTACGTTGCTGATTAATAAATCCGACATGGAAATTCAACGCGGCGACCGTTTGATGCCTACTTCCGAGGGTGAATTAGCCTTGAATTATTTTCCAAGGCCACCCAACCATCAGGTGGTGGGCAGCATTATTCAGGTCAAGGGCGGGGTGTCACAAATCGGTCAACACGATGTGGTGGTCATCGATAAAGGTACTGCGGACGGTTTGGAAGTGGGGCATACCTTGGATGTGTACCGTAGAGGGCATGTCATCGTGGACAGGTATCAATCTCAGCAGGCCGTGCCGGTGAAAATGCCGGACGAACTGGCCGGTGTGTTGATGGTGTTTCGGCCCTTCGAGCGCGTCAGCTATGCATTGGTGATGAAGGCAACGGCTGCGATGCACACTCTGGATAGGGTGCAGACGCCCTAA
- the dprA gene encoding DNA-processing protein DprA, with protein MESTLNPQIKYWLAMLRSPGVGSQAIQRLLAHLEPEQIFSASRATLSGLGFSEKLIDALQKPDWQKVEDDLCWLEQTGNYALTLDDADYPAQLREIANPPPILFVKGNPALLLEPQMAMVGSRNPSPVGVSTAIQFAEALAAAGFTVTSGLALGIDAASHQGALNVNGQTIAVAGTGLDRVYPACHKQLATQIVEHGALVSEFPPGTNAKANHFPRRNRIISGLCVGLLVVEAAQQSGSLITARLALEQNREVFAIPGSIHNPLARGCNALIRQGAKLVETAQDIFEELDHYNQQYMRAESDLTQTSLDLEQQNLLKLIPYSPTTVDTLVQESAWSVEEVSSTLLVLELQGYIAALAGGGYLRIK; from the coding sequence TTGGAATCCACACTCAATCCGCAAATCAAATACTGGCTGGCGATGCTGCGTAGTCCCGGCGTCGGCAGCCAGGCTATTCAGCGCTTGCTGGCGCATCTTGAGCCTGAACAGATATTCTCGGCGTCGCGTGCCACGTTAAGTGGCTTGGGCTTCAGCGAAAAGTTGATAGACGCGTTGCAAAAACCGGATTGGCAAAAGGTCGAAGACGATCTTTGCTGGTTGGAGCAAACCGGAAATTATGCATTGACCTTGGACGATGCCGACTATCCGGCGCAACTGAGAGAAATCGCAAATCCTCCCCCCATATTATTTGTCAAAGGCAATCCGGCATTGCTGCTTGAGCCGCAAATGGCGATGGTCGGTAGCCGCAATCCCTCGCCGGTTGGTGTCAGCACCGCGATTCAATTTGCAGAGGCTTTGGCTGCGGCGGGCTTTACTGTAACCAGTGGTTTGGCTTTAGGTATCGATGCCGCCAGTCACCAAGGCGCGTTAAATGTCAACGGACAGACCATAGCCGTGGCCGGTACCGGCTTGGATCGGGTTTATCCGGCTTGCCATAAGCAGCTAGCCACACAAATCGTTGAACATGGCGCGCTGGTCTCCGAGTTTCCACCCGGCACCAACGCCAAAGCCAATCACTTTCCCAGGCGAAATCGAATCATCAGTGGTTTGTGCGTGGGGCTGTTGGTGGTTGAGGCGGCCCAGCAAAGCGGATCGCTGATTACTGCGCGTTTGGCGCTGGAGCAGAATCGGGAAGTTTTTGCGATTCCCGGTTCGATTCATAACCCTTTGGCGCGCGGTTGCAATGCATTAATCCGCCAGGGCGCCAAATTGGTGGAAACCGCGCAAGATATTTTTGAAGAATTAGATCATTATAATCAACAGTATATGCGAGCTGAGTCAGATTTAACGCAGACTTCGCTTGACCTGGAGCAGCAAAATCTATTGAAATTGATTCCGTACAGCCCCACAACGGTCGATACTCTGGTCCAGGAAAGCGCTTGGTCGGTGGAAGAAGTTTCATCGACGCTGTTGGTGCTGGAGTTGCAGGGCTACATTGCCGCGCTTGCCGGTGGTGGCTACCTTCGAATCAAATAA
- a CDS encoding DUF494 family protein produces the protein MKEDIFDVLIYLFENYLDGDSDNYPDTAVIASELLDAGFQQPDVNKAFDWLESLAEIESITPAVSSSFRIFSGQEIAVFDMECRNFLMYLEHSGILTPINREIAIDRAMALKDENITLDKLKWIVLMVLLSQPGDSAAFSRMEDIVYDLIPTSLH, from the coding sequence ATGAAAGAAGATATTTTCGATGTGCTCATTTATCTGTTTGAAAATTATTTGGATGGCGACAGCGATAACTATCCGGATACTGCCGTGATTGCCAGCGAATTGCTGGACGCGGGTTTTCAGCAGCCTGATGTCAATAAAGCGTTCGATTGGCTGGAGTCATTAGCCGAAATTGAGAGCATTACACCGGCGGTTTCTTCTTCGTTCCGCATTTTTAGCGGCCAGGAGATTGCCGTATTCGATATGGAATGCCGCAACTTTTTGATGTACCTCGAACACAGCGGCATCCTGACGCCGATTAATCGTGAAATCGCCATTGATCGTGCCATGGCTTTGAAAGACGAAAACATTACCCTGGACAAGTTGAAATGGATTGTATTGATGGTGTTATTGAGTCAACCCGGCGATAGTGCCGCTTTTTCCCGAATGGAAGACATAGTTTACGATTTGATACCTACTTCTTTACATTGA